The following are encoded together in the Culex pipiens pallens isolate TS chromosome 1, TS_CPP_V2, whole genome shotgun sequence genome:
- the LOC120425983 gene encoding G protein-coupled receptor kinase 2, giving the protein MYRVLGKGGFGEVCACQVRATGKMYACKKLEKKRIKKRKGESMVLIEKQILQKINSRFVVNLAYAYETKDALCLVLTIMNGGDLKFHIYNMGGDPGFEPNRAKFYAAEVVCGLQHLHQMGIVYRDCKPENILLDDTGHVRISDLGLAVEIPEGELVRGRVGTVGYMAPEVIDNEKYAYSPDWFSFGCLLYEMIEGQAPFRARKEKVKREEVDRRVKEDAEKYSHKFSDEAKSLCQQLLTKAVKSRLGCRNGRYGAREVKLHPFFNSINWKRLEAGLIEPPFVPDPHAVYAKDVLDIEQFSTVKGVNLDATDENFYSKFNTGSVSIPWQNEMLETECFRELNVFGQEESPTPDLLVNAPPVVEKPGCFPFRRKKKQSAREKPVPFNEKLLSSSQTGVTISQTQSES; this is encoded by the exons ATGTACCGGGTGCTGGGCAAGGGTGGCTTCGGCGAGGTCTGCGCATGTCAG GTTCGCGCCACCGGCAAGATGTACGCGTGCAAAAAGCTCGAGAAGAAGCGCATCAAGAAGCGCAAGGGCGAATCGATGGTGCTGATCGAGAAGCAGATCCTGCAGAAGATCAACTCCCGCTTCGTGGTGAACCTGGCGTACGCGTACGAAACCAAGGACGCCCTCTGCCTGGTGCTGACGATCATGAACG GTGGCGATCTCAAGTTTCACATTTACAACATGGGCGGGGATCCCGGGTTTGAGCCGAACCGGGCCAAGTTCTACGCGGCGGAGGTGGTCTGCGGGTTGCAGCATCTGCACCAGATGGGCATCGTGTACCGGGACTGTAAACCGGAAAACATTCTGCTGGACGACACCGGACACGTGCGGATATCGGATCTTGGGCTGGCCGTGGAGATTCCCGAGGGCGAGCTGGTGCGGGGACGGGTGGGAACCGTTG GTTACATGGCCCCGGAGGTCATCGACAACGAGAAATACGCCTACTCGCCGGACTGGTTCAGCTTCGGCTGCCTGCTGTACGAGATGATCGAGGGTCAGGCGCCGTTCCGGGCCCGCAAGGAgaaggtgaaacgggaagagGTCGACCGACGGGTGAAGGAGGACGCTGAAAAGTACTCGCACAAGTTCAGCGACGAAGCCAAATCTCTGTGCCAACAACTGCTCACGAAGGCCGTCAAAAGTCGGCTCGGGTGTCGCAACGGTCGGTACGGGGCCCGCGAGGTCAAGCTGCACCCGTTCTTCAACAGTATTAACTGGAAGCGGCTCGAGGCCGGTCTGATAGAGCCACCGTTCGTTCCCGAC CCCCACGCCGTGTATGCCAAAGACGTGCTCGACATCGAGCAGTTCTCGACGGTCAAGGGGGTGAATCTGGACGCGACCGACGAGAACTTTTACTCGAAGTTCAACACCGGCTCGGTGTCGATACCGTGGCAGAACGAGATGCTCGAGACGGAGTGCTTCCGCGAGCTGAACGTGTTCGGCCAGGAAGAGAGCCCGACGCCGGACCTGCTGGTAAATGCGCCCCCCGTCGTCGAAAAGCCGGGCTGCTTTCCGTTCCGGAGAAAG AAAAAGCAATCCGCCCGGGAGAAGCCCGTCCCGTTCAACGAGAAGTTGCTCTCATCTAGTCAAACCGGTGTCACAATTAGCCAAACCCAGAGTGAAAGCTGA
- the LOC120425984 gene encoding uncharacterized protein LOC120425984: protein MSPAIVVLLTVAAIAPVSSVQTMLDSFSYCNSSGIVECTARVRKVNRTTAALYGKFVLNTDIDSSFNGAVEAHHSPLGNNHFNRYPMKIGPIGFCEFLNDFWGDYYDSIVPYMPNIMKPRECPVSARTIPINDWIMDPKMLPRYVPTGLWKVITMLKSERREQFYVMELIFKVYDDGYF from the exons ATGTCACCGGCCATAGTGGTCCTGCTCACCGTTGCAGCGATTGCACCTGTAAGCTCGGTTCAGACAATGTTGGATTCCTTTAGTTACTGCAACAGCAGCGGCATAGTCGAGTGCACCGCAAGAGTTCGGAAAGTTAACAGAACTACCGCGGCGCTTTACGGAAAATTCGTTCTGAACACCGACATCGATAGCAGTTTCAAT GGAGCAGTGGAGGCGCACCACAGTCCGCTGGGAAACAATCATTTCAATCGCTACCCGATGAAGATAGGACCGATCGGCTTCTGCGAATTTTTGAATGACTTCTGGGGGGATTACTACGACTCCATTGTGCCGTACATGCCGAACATCATGAAACCTAGGGAGTGTCCCGTATCGGCGCGAACGATTCCGATCAACGATTGGATCATGGACCCGAAAATGCTGCCCAGGTATGTGCCAACCGGGCTTTGGAAGGTCATTACGATGCTGAAAAGCGAACGGAGAGAACAGTTTTACGTTATGGAGTTGATATTTAAGGTGTATGACGATGGGTATTTTTGA